In Dysidea avara chromosome 3, odDysAvar1.4, whole genome shotgun sequence, a single window of DNA contains:
- the LOC136250949 gene encoding G kinase-anchoring protein 1-like isoform X2, producing MGHVHLLEVFQSNINDSQLSKQNKSKSKLSLLGWTRKGKKAKKDVKELPSPATLPRHSYQLHRKDHTNRNSLSLTSEVDTMMFGQSQATSDMDLTLPSSQDSYHADSQSDNVRFSLPTHSALSKSSTDLSSNPTSTETNNSTESTHKDDNNQLMLKEMKHKVKELEYEVKQKSREVEKYRATVKELMIKYDQVKTKCDLYNRKAMNLQEDNRILHYQLTEASEQTREDEAVINDLEYEVKQLHTVIQRMRMERDSMQRYVGNSMGRRRPSIVHPVYHPTPSYDTNVDRCSPPSPLQSSECDTVEDGGADRRPNHVDQLKRELSQKDLAVQHKLDQMVQMCHYYDPPIMRRRWHSDYRLGNMY from the exons ATGGGACATGTACACTTGTTAGAAGTGTTTCAGTCCAACATCAATGATAGCCAACTGTCTAAACAGAACAAGTCAAAATCAAAACTATCTCTACTGGGATGGACTAGAAAGGGCAAAAAAGCAAAGAAG GATGTAAAGGAATTGCCTAGTCCTGCTACCTTGCCAAGACATAGTTACCAACTTCATCGTAAGGATCACACCAACCGCAATAGTCTCAGTTTAACATCTGAAGTAGACACGATGATGTTCGGTCAGTCACAAGCAACTTCAGACATGGATTTGACGTTACCTTCATCTCAGGATTCCTACCATGCTGATTCTCAGAGTGACAACGTTAGGTTTAGTCTACCCACCCACAGTGCACTCAGCAAATCCTCAACAGACCTATCCAGTAATCCAACTAGTACTGAAACTAATAACTCCACTGAAAGTACACACAAAGATGACAATAACCAGTTGATGTTGAAAGAAATGAAACACAAAGTTAAAGAACTAGAATACGAGGTTAAACAGAAGAGCAGAGAAGTTGAGAAGTACAGAGCTACCGTGAAGGAGTTGATGATCAAGTATGATCAGGTGAAGACAAAGTGTGACCTGTATAATCGTAAAGCAATGAACTTACAAGAAGACAATCGTATCTTACACTACCAGTTGACAGAAGCAAGTGAACAAACTAGAGAAGATGAGGCTGTTATCAATGACTTGGAGTATGAGGTCAAGCAACTCCACACAGTGATACAGAGAATGCGCATGGAACGAGATTCAATGCAGAGATATGTAGGTAACTCTATGGGAAGACGCAGGCCATCCATTGTACATCCAGTGTACCATCCAACCCCATCTTATGACACTAACGTGGACAGATGTAGTCCACCATCACCACTGCAATCTTCAGAATGTGACACAGTTGAGGACGGAGGTGCTGACAGGAGACCAAATCATGTTGATCAACTGAAAAGAGAGCTCAGCCAGAAGGACCTTGCTGTACAGCACAAACTAGACCAGATGGTACAAATGTGTCACTACTATGACCCACCAATAATGAGGAGAAGATGGCACAGTGACTACCGGCTGGGCAACATGTATTGA
- the LOC136248274 gene encoding chromosome partition protein Smc-like produces the protein MATLDSSEVPLLDRFVPEMQNYLLIENIGGFLMAEGLLAGDEYLALTKSTSKREAVVDLLQKVKRKGPNSLNSFLHALERCCNETTPSHQGHEELLRMFREAQGKANVRGTHLQRKKSKSTSLLNWAKRKTKSHKAPVAGSLSIFSSDEADLSPQDSSQQSQDSYAPELPVSQQANKSQEKEVEIEQLRRETRQLRSDLMEKTEEVEKQKIKIKEQSQCIKDLRSQKELNTKEYQTLTKQNLEICDKMFKYETKITDLESEISCLQMLVKEVTQENKSLKRIANETMVPTRDCGPRRSTRLQRLQSLSKIEEIKGEINKTDVALRGTLNQMAQMCQDLRDPSRMVRKWKSDIRLEYHHSDSSFTHSQV, from the exons ATGGCTACTCTGGATAGCAGTGAAGTTCCCTTATTAGATAGGTTTGTTCCTGAAATGCAGAACTATTTATTGATAGAAAATATTGGAGGTTTTTTGATGGCTGAAGGCTTGTTAGCTGGTGATGAATATCTAGCTCTCACCAAGAGCACTTCAAAGAGAGAAGCTGTTGTAGACCTACTGCAGAAAGTTAAGAGAAAAGGTCCTAATTCACTAAACAGTTTTCTACATGCTCTTGAGCGTTGTTGCAATGAGACCACCCCATCTCATCAGGGTCATGAAGAGTTGTTGAGAATGTTTAGGGAAGCACAGGGTAAGGCTAATGTAAGGGGGACACATCTACAAAGAAAAAAGTCAAAATCTACATCTCTATTGAACTGGGCTAAGAGAAAAACCAAGTCACACAAG GCACCTGTGGCGGGCAGTTTGAGCATTTTTTCATCTGATGAAGCCGACCTTTCACCTCAAGATTCCTCCCAACAGTCCCAGGACTCTTATGCTCCTGAACTACCTGTCAGCCAACAAGCAAACAAAAGCCAAGAGAAAGAGGTCGAGATTGAGCAGTTGAGAAGAGAGACAAGACAGTTGAGAagtgatttaatggaaaagacTGAAGAAGTAGAAAAGCAAAAGATAAAAATAAAGGAGCAGTCTCAGTGCATCAAGGATCTCAGGTCACAAAAAGAGTTAAACACAAAAGAGTACCAAACACTTACTAAACAGAACTTGGAAATATGTGACAAAATGTTCAAGTATGAAACCAAGATTACAGATTTGGAAAGTGAAATAAGTTGTTTGCAAATGCTGGTTAAAGAAGTCACACAAGAGAACAAATCCCTTAAAAGAATAGCAAATGAAACAATGGTACCAACACGTGATTGTGGGCCGAGGCGTAGTACTAGGTTACAAAGACTACAAAGCCTGAGTAAAATTGAAGAGATAAAAGGTGAGATAAACAAGACAGATGTAGCACTGCGTGGTACACTGAACCAGATGGCACAGATGTGCCAAGACCTGCGAGATCCATCCAGGATGGTGAGAAAATGGAAGAGTGACATACGACTGGAATACCACCACAGTGACTCATCCTTTACACACTCCCAGGTCTAG
- the LOC136250942 gene encoding uncharacterized protein — protein sequence MALPDVHMLDRFVPEFERYLLVDDIGIYLIPEGLLSLEEYQAIVKCTSRREAVVELLHRVKRKGPNVFHIFLQALQRSITESSTPHQGHVELWELLQSRMSMQGEQLLKRKSKSVSSLLGRFTKRRSKTSKDTVPQSPLSIPTPPLNTAALASLNIASRASTISTATCFSSDEERYISDSSTSSGTFNHSPQDLGSSQDSYHEVSVDRPSNENRDGEIDQLRSDLKEKSDEVEKQKAMIKEQSLYIEELKSQKEINKKKHQTLKMKNMELQLETSDQITKYESKIAELADEIRFLQLKVQKVTREKDSLKRIAEESSTVMIPTRELSSSSRSHRFHSLSTFDSFISSSLTSINEMEELKSEMSKKDAVIHTKLDQIVQMCQDLQEPQLRRRWHSDMRLVQHHNNNDSSFTHSQT from the exons ATGGCATTGCCGGATGTCCACATGTTAGATAGGTTTGTTCCAGAGTTTGAGCGTTATTTGCTAGTGGATGATATTGGAATTTACTTGATTCCTGAAGGTCTGTTGAGTCTTGAAGAATATCAAGCAATTGTCAAATGCACATCAAGGAGAGAAGCTGTAGTGGAGCTATTACACAGAGTAAAGAGAAAAGGTCCCAATGTTTTTCACATCTTCCTACAAGCTCTTCAGAGGTCAATAACTGAGAGTAGCACACCTCACCAAGGTCATGTTGAATTGTGGGAATTATTGCAAAGTAGAATGAGCATGCAGGGAGAACAGCTACTGAAAAGAAAATCCAAGTCAGTGTCATCTTTACTGGGCCGCTTCACAAAAAGAAGGAGTAAAACAAGCAAA GACACCGTCCCACAATCACCATTGTCAATACCCACTCCACCACTTAACACTGCTGCATTGGCCAGTCTGAATATCGCCTCACGTGCAAGCACTATCAGTACTGCAACATGTTTTTCATCGGATGAAGAGAGGTACATCAGTGACAGCAGTACCAGTAGTGGCACCTTTAACCATTCACCTCAAGATTTAGGTTCTTCACAAGACTCTTATCATGAAGTGTCTGTTGATCGGCCGTCCAATGAAAACAGAGACGGAGAGATTGATCAATTGAGAAGTGACTTGAAAGAAAAAAGTGATGAAGTAGAGAAACAAAAGGCAATGATCAAGGAACAATCTCTTTACATTGAGGAGCTTAAATCACAGAAAGAAATAAACAAGAAAAAACACCAAACTCTTAAGATGAAGAACATGGAACTGCAATTAGAAACAAGTGACCAAATCACAAAATATGAATCCAAAATTGCAGAATTAGCAGATGAGATAAGGTTTCTGCAACTGAAGGTACAGAAAGTAACAAGAGAAAAGGACTCTCTCAAGAGAATAGCAGAGGAGTCATCAACAGTAATGATACCAACTCGTGAActcagcagtagcagcagatcACATAGATTTCACTCCCTTAGTACATTTGACTCATTTATTAGTAGTAGTTTAACAAGCATTAATGAAATGGAAGAACTTAAGAGTGAAATGAGCAAGAAAGATGCAGTGATCCACACCAAGTTGGACCAGATTGTCCAGATGTGTCAGGACCTTCAAGAGCCTCAGTTGAGAAGGAGATGGCACAGTGACATGAGATTGGTACAACACCACAACAATAATGATTCCTCCTTCACACATTCTCAGACCTGA
- the LOC136250949 gene encoding G kinase-anchoring protein 1-like isoform X1: protein MMASSRTRSVHILDRLTPELEANIQLDDLGVYLISEGLITGEEHLTLTRSSSRSEAVIELVQKIKRKGPCSLQSFLAALRRSCNETVPPHMGHVHLLEVFQSNINDSQLSKQNKSKSKLSLLGWTRKGKKAKKDVKELPSPATLPRHSYQLHRKDHTNRNSLSLTSEVDTMMFGQSQATSDMDLTLPSSQDSYHADSQSDNVRFSLPTHSALSKSSTDLSSNPTSTETNNSTESTHKDDNNQLMLKEMKHKVKELEYEVKQKSREVEKYRATVKELMIKYDQVKTKCDLYNRKAMNLQEDNRILHYQLTEASEQTREDEAVINDLEYEVKQLHTVIQRMRMERDSMQRYVGNSMGRRRPSIVHPVYHPTPSYDTNVDRCSPPSPLQSSECDTVEDGGADRRPNHVDQLKRELSQKDLAVQHKLDQMVQMCHYYDPPIMRRRWHSDYRLGNMY from the exons ATGATGGCTAGTAGCAGAACTAGATCTGTTCACATTCTAGATCGACTGACTCCTGAACTAGAAGCTAACATACAGCTAGATGATCTTGGTGTGTACTTGATATCAGAGGGACTTATTACAGGAGAGGAACACTTGACACTGACAAGGAGTTCCTCAAGGAGTGAAGCAGTTATTGAGCTGGTACAGAAGATCAAACGGAAAGGTCCTTGTTCACTGCAGTCCTTTCTAGCAGCTCTTCGCCGGTCATGTAACGAGACAGTACCTCCTCATATGGGACATGTACACTTGTTAGAAGTGTTTCAGTCCAACATCAATGATAGCCAACTGTCTAAACAGAACAAGTCAAAATCAAAACTATCTCTACTGGGATGGACTAGAAAGGGCAAAAAAGCAAAGAAG GATGTAAAGGAATTGCCTAGTCCTGCTACCTTGCCAAGACATAGTTACCAACTTCATCGTAAGGATCACACCAACCGCAATAGTCTCAGTTTAACATCTGAAGTAGACACGATGATGTTCGGTCAGTCACAAGCAACTTCAGACATGGATTTGACGTTACCTTCATCTCAGGATTCCTACCATGCTGATTCTCAGAGTGACAACGTTAGGTTTAGTCTACCCACCCACAGTGCACTCAGCAAATCCTCAACAGACCTATCCAGTAATCCAACTAGTACTGAAACTAATAACTCCACTGAAAGTACACACAAAGATGACAATAACCAGTTGATGTTGAAAGAAATGAAACACAAAGTTAAAGAACTAGAATACGAGGTTAAACAGAAGAGCAGAGAAGTTGAGAAGTACAGAGCTACCGTGAAGGAGTTGATGATCAAGTATGATCAGGTGAAGACAAAGTGTGACCTGTATAATCGTAAAGCAATGAACTTACAAGAAGACAATCGTATCTTACACTACCAGTTGACAGAAGCAAGTGAACAAACTAGAGAAGATGAGGCTGTTATCAATGACTTGGAGTATGAGGTCAAGCAACTCCACACAGTGATACAGAGAATGCGCATGGAACGAGATTCAATGCAGAGATATGTAGGTAACTCTATGGGAAGACGCAGGCCATCCATTGTACATCCAGTGTACCATCCAACCCCATCTTATGACACTAACGTGGACAGATGTAGTCCACCATCACCACTGCAATCTTCAGAATGTGACACAGTTGAGGACGGAGGTGCTGACAGGAGACCAAATCATGTTGATCAACTGAAAAGAGAGCTCAGCCAGAAGGACCTTGCTGTACAGCACAAACTAGACCAGATGGTACAAATGTGTCACTACTATGACCCACCAATAATGAGGAGAAGATGGCACAGTGACTACCGGCTGGGCAACATGTATTGA